One Panicum virgatum strain AP13 chromosome 9K, P.virgatum_v5, whole genome shotgun sequence genomic region harbors:
- the LOC120649759 gene encoding beta-glucosidase BoGH3B-like isoform X1 codes for MGGGEIAGRIRSGVLEPLEDRFTEILIWSLQCYDAQVRKRLVPLLRRHRMALLTAPAVAALLLLFWSAAYGGAQLPYKDPSLPVEARVKDLLGRMTLAEKIGQMTQIERKVASPQVLKDNFIGSLLSGGGSVPRLQATAADWMSMISDYQKACLSTRLGIPMIYGIDAVHGHNNVYGATIFPHNVALGATRDPDLVKRIGAATALEVRATGIQYAFAPCIAVCRDPRWGRCYESYSEDHKIVQAMTELIPGLQGDVPQNFTSGMPYVAGQNKVAACAKHFVGDGGTHDGINENNTIIDRPGLMSIHMPAYLDSLRKGVSTVMISYSSWNGIKMHANHNLITNFLKGRLNFKVNKNCNFKESIGLDYVVLRFYFFRSLQGFTISDWEGIDRITSPAGANYSYSVQAGILAGIDMIMVPNNYQSFISILTGHVNSGVIPMSRIDDAVTRILRVKFTMGLFENPMPDATLADQLGKKEHRDLAREAVRKSLVLLKNGKPGDAPLLPLPKKAAKILVAGSHADNLGYQCGGWTIEWQGDTGRITVGTTILDSVKAAVDPSTAVVFAENPDADFVKNGGFSYAIVAVGEHPYTETQGDSMNLTIPDPGPSTIQTVCGAVRCATLLVTGRPVVIQPFLGATDALVAAWLPGSEGQGVTDVLFGDYGFTGKLPRTWFKSVDQLPMNVGDAHYDPLFPLGFGLTTNGNAY; via the exons atgggcggcggcgagatcgCCGGCCGCATCAGGTCGGGCGTCCTCGAGCCCCTGGAGGACCGCTTCACGGAGATTCTGATCTGGTCGCTGCAATGCTACGACGCGCAGGTCCGGAAGCGCCTCGTCCCGCTCCTTCGCCGGCACAGGATGGCGCTGCtcacggcgccggcggtggccgcgctgctgctgctcttctggTCCGCGGCGTACGGCGGCGCCCAGTTGCCGTACAAGGACCCCAGCCTGCCCGTGGAGGCCCGCGTCAAGGACCTCCTCGGCCGGATGACGCTCGCCGAGAAGATCGGGCAGATGACGCAGATCGAGCGCAAGGTCGCGTCGCCGCAGGTGCTCAAGGATAACTTCATCGGCAGCCTGCTCAGTGGCGGCGGGAGCGTGCCGCGGCtgcaggcgacggcggcggactgGATGAGCATGATCAGTGACTACCAGAAGGCGTGCCTGTCCACGCGGCTGGGCATCCCGATGATCTACGGCATCGACGCCGTCCACGGCCACAACAATGTCTACGGCGCCACCATCTTCCCCCACAATGTCGCGCTCGGAGCCACCAG GGATCCTGATCTGGTGAAGAGGATCGGAGCCGCGACCGCGCTGGAAGTGCGAGCCACCGGCATCCAGTACGCGTTCGCGCCATGCATTGCG GTGTGCCGTGATCCGAGATGGGGCCGGTGCTACGAGAGCTACAGCGAGGACCACAAGATCGTGCAGGCCATGACAGAGCTCATCCCGGGCCTTCAGGGCGACGTTCCGCAGAACTTCACCAGCGGCATGCCCTACGTTGCCGGACA GAACAAGGTGGCAGCGTGTGCCAAGCACttcgtcggcgacggcggcacgcACGATGGCATCAACGAGAACAACACCATCATCGACCGGCCGGGCCTGATGAGCATCCACATGCCCGCCTACCTGGACTCGCTCCGGAAGGGCGTCTCCACGGTCATGATCTCCTACTCCAGCTGGAATGGCATCAAGATGCACGCGAACCACAACCTCATCACCAACTTCCTCAAGGGCAGGCTCAACTTCAAGGTGAATAAAAATTGTAACTTCAAGGAGTCCATTGGTCTCGACTACGTGGTCTTGAGATTCTATTTCTTTCGCTCTTTGCAGGGCTTCACGATCTCAGATTGGGAGGGTATTGACAGGATCACCAGCCCTGCAGGGGCAAACTACTCCTACTCTGTCCAAGCTGGAATTCTTGCTGGCATTGACATG ATCATGGTGCCTAACAACTACCAAAGCTTTATCAGCATCCTGACTGGCCACGTCAACAGCGGTGTAATCCCGATGAGCAGGATCGACGACGCTGTCACAAGGATCCTGCGCGTCAAGTTCACCATGGGTTTGTTCGAGAACCCCATGCCCGACGCCACCTTGGCCGACCAGCTGGGGAAGAAGGAGCACCGGGACCTGGCCAGGGAGGCGGTGCGGAAGTCGCTCGTGCTCCTCAAGAACGGCAAGCCAGGCgacgcgccgctgctgccgctgccgaagaAGGCGGCCAAGATCCTCGTCGCGGGCAGCCACGCCGACAACCTGGGCTACCAGTGCGGCGGGTGGACCATCGAGTGGCAGGGCGACACGGGCCGCATCACTGTCGGCACCACCATCCTCGACTCCGTGAAAGCCGCCGTGGACCCGTCGACGGCGGTGGTGTTCGCGGAGAACCCCGACGCGGACTTCGTGAAGAACGGCGGCTTCTCGTACGCCATCGTGGCCGTGGGCGAGCACCCGTACACGGAGACCCAGGGCGACAGCATGAACCTGACGATCCCGGACCCGGGGCCGAGCACCATCCAGACGGTGTGCGGCGCGGTGCGGTGCGCGACCCTGCTCGTGACCGGCCGCCCCGTGGTGATCCAGCCGTTCCTGGGCGCCACGGACGCGCTCGTCGCCGCCTGGCTGCCGGGCTCCGAGGGCCAGGGCGTCACCGACGTGCTGTTCGGCGACTACGGGTTCACCGGGAAGCTGCCGCGGACGTGGTTCAAGTCGGTGGACCAGCTGCCGATGAACGTGGGCGACGCGCACTACGACCCGCTCTTCCCGCTGGGCTTCGGGCTCACCACAAATGGCAATGCGTACTAG
- the LOC120649759 gene encoding beta-glucosidase BoGH3B-like isoform X6 codes for MALLTAPAVAALLLLFWSAAYGGAQLPYKDPSLPVEARVKDLLGRMTLAEKIGQMTQIERKVASPQVLKDNFIGSLLSGGGSVPRLQATAADWMSMISDYQKACLSTRLGIPMIYGIDAVHGHNNVYGATIFPHNVALGATRDPDLVKRIGAATALEVRATGIQYAFAPCIAVCRDPRWGRCYESYSEDHKIVQAMTELIPGLQGDVPQNFTSGMPYVAGQNKVAACAKHFVGDGGTHDGINENNTIIDRPGLMSIHMPAYLDSLRKGVSTVMISYSSWNGIKMHANHNLITNFLKGRLNFKGFTISDWEGIDRITSPAGANYSYSVQAGILAGIDMIMVPNNYQSFISILTGHVNSGVIPMSRIDDAVTRILRVKFTMGLFENPMPDATLADQLGKKEHRDLAREAVRKSLVLLKNGKPGDAPLLPLPKKAAKILVAGSHADNLGYQCGGWTIEWQGDTGRITVGTTILDSVKAAVDPSTAVVFAENPDADFVKNGGFSYAIVAVGEHPYTETQGDSMNLTIPDPGPSTIQTVCGAVRCATLLVTGRPVVIQPFLGATDALVAAWLPGSEGQGVTDVLFGDYGFTGKLPRTWFKSVDQLPMNVGDAHYDPLFPLGFGLTTNGNAY; via the exons ATGGCGCTGCtcacggcgccggcggtggccgcgctgctgctgctcttctggTCCGCGGCGTACGGCGGCGCCCAGTTGCCGTACAAGGACCCCAGCCTGCCCGTGGAGGCCCGCGTCAAGGACCTCCTCGGCCGGATGACGCTCGCCGAGAAGATCGGGCAGATGACGCAGATCGAGCGCAAGGTCGCGTCGCCGCAGGTGCTCAAGGATAACTTCATCGGCAGCCTGCTCAGTGGCGGCGGGAGCGTGCCGCGGCtgcaggcgacggcggcggactgGATGAGCATGATCAGTGACTACCAGAAGGCGTGCCTGTCCACGCGGCTGGGCATCCCGATGATCTACGGCATCGACGCCGTCCACGGCCACAACAATGTCTACGGCGCCACCATCTTCCCCCACAATGTCGCGCTCGGAGCCACCAG GGATCCTGATCTGGTGAAGAGGATCGGAGCCGCGACCGCGCTGGAAGTGCGAGCCACCGGCATCCAGTACGCGTTCGCGCCATGCATTGCG GTGTGCCGTGATCCGAGATGGGGCCGGTGCTACGAGAGCTACAGCGAGGACCACAAGATCGTGCAGGCCATGACAGAGCTCATCCCGGGCCTTCAGGGCGACGTTCCGCAGAACTTCACCAGCGGCATGCCCTACGTTGCCGGACA GAACAAGGTGGCAGCGTGTGCCAAGCACttcgtcggcgacggcggcacgcACGATGGCATCAACGAGAACAACACCATCATCGACCGGCCGGGCCTGATGAGCATCCACATGCCCGCCTACCTGGACTCGCTCCGGAAGGGCGTCTCCACGGTCATGATCTCCTACTCCAGCTGGAATGGCATCAAGATGCACGCGAACCACAACCTCATCACCAACTTCCTCAAGGGCAGGCTCAACTTCAAG GGCTTCACGATCTCAGATTGGGAGGGTATTGACAGGATCACCAGCCCTGCAGGGGCAAACTACTCCTACTCTGTCCAAGCTGGAATTCTTGCTGGCATTGACATG ATCATGGTGCCTAACAACTACCAAAGCTTTATCAGCATCCTGACTGGCCACGTCAACAGCGGTGTAATCCCGATGAGCAGGATCGACGACGCTGTCACAAGGATCCTGCGCGTCAAGTTCACCATGGGTTTGTTCGAGAACCCCATGCCCGACGCCACCTTGGCCGACCAGCTGGGGAAGAAGGAGCACCGGGACCTGGCCAGGGAGGCGGTGCGGAAGTCGCTCGTGCTCCTCAAGAACGGCAAGCCAGGCgacgcgccgctgctgccgctgccgaagaAGGCGGCCAAGATCCTCGTCGCGGGCAGCCACGCCGACAACCTGGGCTACCAGTGCGGCGGGTGGACCATCGAGTGGCAGGGCGACACGGGCCGCATCACTGTCGGCACCACCATCCTCGACTCCGTGAAAGCCGCCGTGGACCCGTCGACGGCGGTGGTGTTCGCGGAGAACCCCGACGCGGACTTCGTGAAGAACGGCGGCTTCTCGTACGCCATCGTGGCCGTGGGCGAGCACCCGTACACGGAGACCCAGGGCGACAGCATGAACCTGACGATCCCGGACCCGGGGCCGAGCACCATCCAGACGGTGTGCGGCGCGGTGCGGTGCGCGACCCTGCTCGTGACCGGCCGCCCCGTGGTGATCCAGCCGTTCCTGGGCGCCACGGACGCGCTCGTCGCCGCCTGGCTGCCGGGCTCCGAGGGCCAGGGCGTCACCGACGTGCTGTTCGGCGACTACGGGTTCACCGGGAAGCTGCCGCGGACGTGGTTCAAGTCGGTGGACCAGCTGCCGATGAACGTGGGCGACGCGCACTACGACCCGCTCTTCCCGCTGGGCTTCGGGCTCACCACAAATGGCAATGCGTACTAG
- the LOC120649759 gene encoding beta-glucosidase BoGH3B-like isoform X3, protein MGGGEIAGRIRSGVLEPLEDRFTEILIWSLQCYDAQVRKRLVPLLRRHRMALLTAPAVAALLLLFWSAAYGGAQLPYKDPSLPVEARVKDLLGRMTLAEKIGQMTQIERKVASPQVLKDNFIGSLLSGGGSVPRLQATAADWMSMISDYQKACLSTRLGIPMIYGIDAVHGHNNVYGATIFPHNVALGATRDPDLVKRIGAATALEVRATGIQYAFAPCIAVCRDPRWGRCYESYSEDHKIVQAMTELIPGLQGDVPQNFTSGMPYVAGQNKVAACAKHFVGDGGTHDGINENNTIIDRPGLMSIHMPAYLDSLRKGVSTVMISYSSWNGIKMHANHNLITNFLKGRLNFKGFTISDWEGIDRITSPAGANYSYSVQAGILAGIDMIMVPNNYQSFISILTGHVNSGVIPMSRIDDAVTRILRVKFTMGLFENPMPDATLADQLGKKEHRDLAREAVRKSLVLLKNGKPGDAPLLPLPKKAAKILVAGSHADNLGYQCGGWTIEWQGDTGRITVGTTILDSVKAAVDPSTAVVFAENPDADFVKNGGFSYAIVAVGEHPYTETQGDSMNLTIPDPGPSTIQTVCGAVRCATLLVTGRPVVIQPFLGATDALVAAWLPGSEGQGVTDVLFGDYGFTGKLPRTWFKSVDQLPMNVGDAHYDPLFPLGFGLTTNGNAY, encoded by the exons atgggcggcggcgagatcgCCGGCCGCATCAGGTCGGGCGTCCTCGAGCCCCTGGAGGACCGCTTCACGGAGATTCTGATCTGGTCGCTGCAATGCTACGACGCGCAGGTCCGGAAGCGCCTCGTCCCGCTCCTTCGCCGGCACAGGATGGCGCTGCtcacggcgccggcggtggccgcgctgctgctgctcttctggTCCGCGGCGTACGGCGGCGCCCAGTTGCCGTACAAGGACCCCAGCCTGCCCGTGGAGGCCCGCGTCAAGGACCTCCTCGGCCGGATGACGCTCGCCGAGAAGATCGGGCAGATGACGCAGATCGAGCGCAAGGTCGCGTCGCCGCAGGTGCTCAAGGATAACTTCATCGGCAGCCTGCTCAGTGGCGGCGGGAGCGTGCCGCGGCtgcaggcgacggcggcggactgGATGAGCATGATCAGTGACTACCAGAAGGCGTGCCTGTCCACGCGGCTGGGCATCCCGATGATCTACGGCATCGACGCCGTCCACGGCCACAACAATGTCTACGGCGCCACCATCTTCCCCCACAATGTCGCGCTCGGAGCCACCAG GGATCCTGATCTGGTGAAGAGGATCGGAGCCGCGACCGCGCTGGAAGTGCGAGCCACCGGCATCCAGTACGCGTTCGCGCCATGCATTGCG GTGTGCCGTGATCCGAGATGGGGCCGGTGCTACGAGAGCTACAGCGAGGACCACAAGATCGTGCAGGCCATGACAGAGCTCATCCCGGGCCTTCAGGGCGACGTTCCGCAGAACTTCACCAGCGGCATGCCCTACGTTGCCGGACA GAACAAGGTGGCAGCGTGTGCCAAGCACttcgtcggcgacggcggcacgcACGATGGCATCAACGAGAACAACACCATCATCGACCGGCCGGGCCTGATGAGCATCCACATGCCCGCCTACCTGGACTCGCTCCGGAAGGGCGTCTCCACGGTCATGATCTCCTACTCCAGCTGGAATGGCATCAAGATGCACGCGAACCACAACCTCATCACCAACTTCCTCAAGGGCAGGCTCAACTTCAAG GGCTTCACGATCTCAGATTGGGAGGGTATTGACAGGATCACCAGCCCTGCAGGGGCAAACTACTCCTACTCTGTCCAAGCTGGAATTCTTGCTGGCATTGACATG ATCATGGTGCCTAACAACTACCAAAGCTTTATCAGCATCCTGACTGGCCACGTCAACAGCGGTGTAATCCCGATGAGCAGGATCGACGACGCTGTCACAAGGATCCTGCGCGTCAAGTTCACCATGGGTTTGTTCGAGAACCCCATGCCCGACGCCACCTTGGCCGACCAGCTGGGGAAGAAGGAGCACCGGGACCTGGCCAGGGAGGCGGTGCGGAAGTCGCTCGTGCTCCTCAAGAACGGCAAGCCAGGCgacgcgccgctgctgccgctgccgaagaAGGCGGCCAAGATCCTCGTCGCGGGCAGCCACGCCGACAACCTGGGCTACCAGTGCGGCGGGTGGACCATCGAGTGGCAGGGCGACACGGGCCGCATCACTGTCGGCACCACCATCCTCGACTCCGTGAAAGCCGCCGTGGACCCGTCGACGGCGGTGGTGTTCGCGGAGAACCCCGACGCGGACTTCGTGAAGAACGGCGGCTTCTCGTACGCCATCGTGGCCGTGGGCGAGCACCCGTACACGGAGACCCAGGGCGACAGCATGAACCTGACGATCCCGGACCCGGGGCCGAGCACCATCCAGACGGTGTGCGGCGCGGTGCGGTGCGCGACCCTGCTCGTGACCGGCCGCCCCGTGGTGATCCAGCCGTTCCTGGGCGCCACGGACGCGCTCGTCGCCGCCTGGCTGCCGGGCTCCGAGGGCCAGGGCGTCACCGACGTGCTGTTCGGCGACTACGGGTTCACCGGGAAGCTGCCGCGGACGTGGTTCAAGTCGGTGGACCAGCTGCCGATGAACGTGGGCGACGCGCACTACGACCCGCTCTTCCCGCTGGGCTTCGGGCTCACCACAAATGGCAATGCGTACTAG
- the LOC120649759 gene encoding beta-glucosidase BoGH3B-like isoform X4, whose amino-acid sequence MALLTAPAVAALLLLFWSAAYGGAQLPYKDPSLPVEARVKDLLGRMTLAEKIGQMTQIERKVASPQVLKDNFIGSLLSGGGSVPRLQATAADWMSMISDYQKACLSTRLGIPMIYGIDAVHGHNNVYGATIFPHNVALGATRDPDLVKRIGAATALEVRATGIQYAFAPCIAVCRDPRWGRCYESYSEDHKIVQAMTELIPGLQGDVPQNFTSGMPYVAGQNKVAACAKHFVGDGGTHDGINENNTIIDRPGLMSIHMPAYLDSLRKGVSTVMISYSSWNGIKMHANHNLITNFLKGRLNFKVNKNCNFKESIGLDYVVLRFYFFRSLQGFTISDWEGIDRITSPAGANYSYSVQAGILAGIDMIMVPNNYQSFISILTGHVNSGVIPMSRIDDAVTRILRVKFTMGLFENPMPDATLADQLGKKEHRDLAREAVRKSLVLLKNGKPGDAPLLPLPKKAAKILVAGSHADNLGYQCGGWTIEWQGDTGRITVGTTILDSVKAAVDPSTAVVFAENPDADFVKNGGFSYAIVAVGEHPYTETQGDSMNLTIPDPGPSTIQTVCGAVRCATLLVTGRPVVIQPFLGATDALVAAWLPGSEGQGVTDVLFGDYGFTGKLPRTWFKSVDQLPMNVGDAHYDPLFPLGFGLTTNGNAY is encoded by the exons ATGGCGCTGCtcacggcgccggcggtggccgcgctgctgctgctcttctggTCCGCGGCGTACGGCGGCGCCCAGTTGCCGTACAAGGACCCCAGCCTGCCCGTGGAGGCCCGCGTCAAGGACCTCCTCGGCCGGATGACGCTCGCCGAGAAGATCGGGCAGATGACGCAGATCGAGCGCAAGGTCGCGTCGCCGCAGGTGCTCAAGGATAACTTCATCGGCAGCCTGCTCAGTGGCGGCGGGAGCGTGCCGCGGCtgcaggcgacggcggcggactgGATGAGCATGATCAGTGACTACCAGAAGGCGTGCCTGTCCACGCGGCTGGGCATCCCGATGATCTACGGCATCGACGCCGTCCACGGCCACAACAATGTCTACGGCGCCACCATCTTCCCCCACAATGTCGCGCTCGGAGCCACCAG GGATCCTGATCTGGTGAAGAGGATCGGAGCCGCGACCGCGCTGGAAGTGCGAGCCACCGGCATCCAGTACGCGTTCGCGCCATGCATTGCG GTGTGCCGTGATCCGAGATGGGGCCGGTGCTACGAGAGCTACAGCGAGGACCACAAGATCGTGCAGGCCATGACAGAGCTCATCCCGGGCCTTCAGGGCGACGTTCCGCAGAACTTCACCAGCGGCATGCCCTACGTTGCCGGACA GAACAAGGTGGCAGCGTGTGCCAAGCACttcgtcggcgacggcggcacgcACGATGGCATCAACGAGAACAACACCATCATCGACCGGCCGGGCCTGATGAGCATCCACATGCCCGCCTACCTGGACTCGCTCCGGAAGGGCGTCTCCACGGTCATGATCTCCTACTCCAGCTGGAATGGCATCAAGATGCACGCGAACCACAACCTCATCACCAACTTCCTCAAGGGCAGGCTCAACTTCAAGGTGAATAAAAATTGTAACTTCAAGGAGTCCATTGGTCTCGACTACGTGGTCTTGAGATTCTATTTCTTTCGCTCTTTGCAGGGCTTCACGATCTCAGATTGGGAGGGTATTGACAGGATCACCAGCCCTGCAGGGGCAAACTACTCCTACTCTGTCCAAGCTGGAATTCTTGCTGGCATTGACATG ATCATGGTGCCTAACAACTACCAAAGCTTTATCAGCATCCTGACTGGCCACGTCAACAGCGGTGTAATCCCGATGAGCAGGATCGACGACGCTGTCACAAGGATCCTGCGCGTCAAGTTCACCATGGGTTTGTTCGAGAACCCCATGCCCGACGCCACCTTGGCCGACCAGCTGGGGAAGAAGGAGCACCGGGACCTGGCCAGGGAGGCGGTGCGGAAGTCGCTCGTGCTCCTCAAGAACGGCAAGCCAGGCgacgcgccgctgctgccgctgccgaagaAGGCGGCCAAGATCCTCGTCGCGGGCAGCCACGCCGACAACCTGGGCTACCAGTGCGGCGGGTGGACCATCGAGTGGCAGGGCGACACGGGCCGCATCACTGTCGGCACCACCATCCTCGACTCCGTGAAAGCCGCCGTGGACCCGTCGACGGCGGTGGTGTTCGCGGAGAACCCCGACGCGGACTTCGTGAAGAACGGCGGCTTCTCGTACGCCATCGTGGCCGTGGGCGAGCACCCGTACACGGAGACCCAGGGCGACAGCATGAACCTGACGATCCCGGACCCGGGGCCGAGCACCATCCAGACGGTGTGCGGCGCGGTGCGGTGCGCGACCCTGCTCGTGACCGGCCGCCCCGTGGTGATCCAGCCGTTCCTGGGCGCCACGGACGCGCTCGTCGCCGCCTGGCTGCCGGGCTCCGAGGGCCAGGGCGTCACCGACGTGCTGTTCGGCGACTACGGGTTCACCGGGAAGCTGCCGCGGACGTGGTTCAAGTCGGTGGACCAGCTGCCGATGAACGTGGGCGACGCGCACTACGACCCGCTCTTCCCGCTGGGCTTCGGGCTCACCACAAATGGCAATGCGTACTAG
- the LOC120649759 gene encoding beta-glucosidase BoGH3B-like isoform X2, translated as MGTGMKLLARVRKRLVPLLRRHRMALLTAPAVAALLLLFWSAAYGGAQLPYKDPSLPVEARVKDLLGRMTLAEKIGQMTQIERKVASPQVLKDNFIGSLLSGGGSVPRLQATAADWMSMISDYQKACLSTRLGIPMIYGIDAVHGHNNVYGATIFPHNVALGATRDPDLVKRIGAATALEVRATGIQYAFAPCIAVCRDPRWGRCYESYSEDHKIVQAMTELIPGLQGDVPQNFTSGMPYVAGQNKVAACAKHFVGDGGTHDGINENNTIIDRPGLMSIHMPAYLDSLRKGVSTVMISYSSWNGIKMHANHNLITNFLKGRLNFKVNKNCNFKESIGLDYVVLRFYFFRSLQGFTISDWEGIDRITSPAGANYSYSVQAGILAGIDMIMVPNNYQSFISILTGHVNSGVIPMSRIDDAVTRILRVKFTMGLFENPMPDATLADQLGKKEHRDLAREAVRKSLVLLKNGKPGDAPLLPLPKKAAKILVAGSHADNLGYQCGGWTIEWQGDTGRITVGTTILDSVKAAVDPSTAVVFAENPDADFVKNGGFSYAIVAVGEHPYTETQGDSMNLTIPDPGPSTIQTVCGAVRCATLLVTGRPVVIQPFLGATDALVAAWLPGSEGQGVTDVLFGDYGFTGKLPRTWFKSVDQLPMNVGDAHYDPLFPLGFGLTTNGNAY; from the exons ATGGGGACGGGGATGAAACTGCTGGCCCGA GTCCGGAAGCGCCTCGTCCCGCTCCTTCGCCGGCACAGGATGGCGCTGCtcacggcgccggcggtggccgcgctgctgctgctcttctggTCCGCGGCGTACGGCGGCGCCCAGTTGCCGTACAAGGACCCCAGCCTGCCCGTGGAGGCCCGCGTCAAGGACCTCCTCGGCCGGATGACGCTCGCCGAGAAGATCGGGCAGATGACGCAGATCGAGCGCAAGGTCGCGTCGCCGCAGGTGCTCAAGGATAACTTCATCGGCAGCCTGCTCAGTGGCGGCGGGAGCGTGCCGCGGCtgcaggcgacggcggcggactgGATGAGCATGATCAGTGACTACCAGAAGGCGTGCCTGTCCACGCGGCTGGGCATCCCGATGATCTACGGCATCGACGCCGTCCACGGCCACAACAATGTCTACGGCGCCACCATCTTCCCCCACAATGTCGCGCTCGGAGCCACCAG GGATCCTGATCTGGTGAAGAGGATCGGAGCCGCGACCGCGCTGGAAGTGCGAGCCACCGGCATCCAGTACGCGTTCGCGCCATGCATTGCG GTGTGCCGTGATCCGAGATGGGGCCGGTGCTACGAGAGCTACAGCGAGGACCACAAGATCGTGCAGGCCATGACAGAGCTCATCCCGGGCCTTCAGGGCGACGTTCCGCAGAACTTCACCAGCGGCATGCCCTACGTTGCCGGACA GAACAAGGTGGCAGCGTGTGCCAAGCACttcgtcggcgacggcggcacgcACGATGGCATCAACGAGAACAACACCATCATCGACCGGCCGGGCCTGATGAGCATCCACATGCCCGCCTACCTGGACTCGCTCCGGAAGGGCGTCTCCACGGTCATGATCTCCTACTCCAGCTGGAATGGCATCAAGATGCACGCGAACCACAACCTCATCACCAACTTCCTCAAGGGCAGGCTCAACTTCAAGGTGAATAAAAATTGTAACTTCAAGGAGTCCATTGGTCTCGACTACGTGGTCTTGAGATTCTATTTCTTTCGCTCTTTGCAGGGCTTCACGATCTCAGATTGGGAGGGTATTGACAGGATCACCAGCCCTGCAGGGGCAAACTACTCCTACTCTGTCCAAGCTGGAATTCTTGCTGGCATTGACATG ATCATGGTGCCTAACAACTACCAAAGCTTTATCAGCATCCTGACTGGCCACGTCAACAGCGGTGTAATCCCGATGAGCAGGATCGACGACGCTGTCACAAGGATCCTGCGCGTCAAGTTCACCATGGGTTTGTTCGAGAACCCCATGCCCGACGCCACCTTGGCCGACCAGCTGGGGAAGAAGGAGCACCGGGACCTGGCCAGGGAGGCGGTGCGGAAGTCGCTCGTGCTCCTCAAGAACGGCAAGCCAGGCgacgcgccgctgctgccgctgccgaagaAGGCGGCCAAGATCCTCGTCGCGGGCAGCCACGCCGACAACCTGGGCTACCAGTGCGGCGGGTGGACCATCGAGTGGCAGGGCGACACGGGCCGCATCACTGTCGGCACCACCATCCTCGACTCCGTGAAAGCCGCCGTGGACCCGTCGACGGCGGTGGTGTTCGCGGAGAACCCCGACGCGGACTTCGTGAAGAACGGCGGCTTCTCGTACGCCATCGTGGCCGTGGGCGAGCACCCGTACACGGAGACCCAGGGCGACAGCATGAACCTGACGATCCCGGACCCGGGGCCGAGCACCATCCAGACGGTGTGCGGCGCGGTGCGGTGCGCGACCCTGCTCGTGACCGGCCGCCCCGTGGTGATCCAGCCGTTCCTGGGCGCCACGGACGCGCTCGTCGCCGCCTGGCTGCCGGGCTCCGAGGGCCAGGGCGTCACCGACGTGCTGTTCGGCGACTACGGGTTCACCGGGAAGCTGCCGCGGACGTGGTTCAAGTCGGTGGACCAGCTGCCGATGAACGTGGGCGACGCGCACTACGACCCGCTCTTCCCGCTGGGCTTCGGGCTCACCACAAATGGCAATGCGTACTAG